In Nakamurella antarctica, the following are encoded in one genomic region:
- a CDS encoding inositol monophosphatase family protein has product MSPDPVALSESLLDLAMRAARAAGAELLSRYGTVSGLDAKSSATDPVSDADRAAEDLLVAMISGERPRDGFVGEEGAAVLSLSGITWVLDPLDGTVNYLYQLDNFSVSVAAEDAQGAVVGVVYDPVRNLMFSACRGGGAYRNGLQIHCAPAVPAALALVSTGFGYSAPRRAAQGAVIARVLPLVRDIRRIGSAALDLCGVAAGATNAYFEEGVQRWDIAAGGLIAAEAGATVTTFTPTGVATGVLAAAPALHDELRSLVMTAAELAGVRD; this is encoded by the coding sequence ATGAGCCCGGATCCCGTTGCCCTGTCTGAATCCCTCCTCGATCTGGCTATGAGAGCTGCTCGGGCCGCCGGGGCCGAATTACTCTCCCGCTATGGAACTGTCTCCGGGTTGGATGCGAAAAGCTCCGCTACGGACCCAGTGTCGGATGCTGATCGCGCGGCCGAGGACTTGTTGGTCGCGATGATCAGCGGAGAGCGTCCAAGAGACGGCTTTGTGGGTGAGGAAGGCGCAGCGGTCCTCTCCTTGTCCGGAATCACCTGGGTTCTCGACCCGCTGGATGGCACCGTCAATTACCTCTACCAGCTCGATAACTTCTCCGTGAGCGTGGCGGCCGAGGATGCACAGGGCGCTGTAGTGGGGGTGGTCTATGACCCTGTGCGCAACCTCATGTTCTCCGCCTGCCGCGGCGGCGGTGCCTATCGAAACGGCTTGCAGATTCACTGCGCGCCAGCCGTACCCGCAGCGCTAGCGCTGGTGTCAACAGGTTTCGGGTACAGCGCGCCGCGCCGCGCCGCCCAAGGCGCTGTGATCGCTCGGGTGCTTCCGCTAGTTCGAGATATCCGCCGGATCGGTAGCGCCGCGCTCGATTTGTGCGGCGTCGCTGCTGGCGCCACCAACGCCTACTTCGAAGAGGGCGTGCAGCGTTGGGATATCGCGGCTGGGGGACTGATCGCCGCCGAAGCGGGTGCCACCGTCACTACCTTCACGCCAACGGGGGTTGCAACCGGTGTCTTGGCTGCCGCACCCGCGTTGCATGACGAGTTGCGGTCGCTGGTGATGACAGCGGCCGAATTAGCTGGCGTCCGTGATTAG
- a CDS encoding ABC transporter ATP-binding protein, translating into MTTDVRSSTGVGVSLQDLRRSYGELQALSGMTLTLAPGELVVLLGPSGCGKTTALRVLAGLEDADSGHVVVNGKDISSVPTSKRDMGMVFQAYSLFPHMTAQENVAFGLRLRGVDAAKRNKTADEYLELVGLGVQRDRYAHQMSGGQQQRVALARALAIQPQVLLLDEPLSALDAKVRVQLRDEIRRIQLEVGITTLFVTHDQEEALAIADRVGVMKAGKIEQIDAPEVIYNNPNSAFVAEFIGSTNRLVGTVSGGAATVLGSQVPLLPGSVPSGAAVVLVRPEAVRVMPADPAVANARVVTTSFLGAHGRVQVRLHDETLVFAQLTSVNTAELFAGQAVLLELAAVPALAVAP; encoded by the coding sequence GTGACCACGGATGTACGCAGCTCGACAGGCGTGGGGGTCTCCCTACAGGACTTGCGTCGCAGCTACGGCGAACTTCAGGCTCTCAGCGGGATGACGCTGACGCTGGCGCCCGGCGAATTGGTCGTTCTGCTTGGCCCGTCCGGCTGCGGCAAAACTACTGCACTGCGAGTACTTGCCGGACTCGAGGATGCAGACTCCGGTCACGTCGTAGTGAATGGGAAGGACATCTCCAGCGTCCCGACCAGCAAGCGCGATATGGGCATGGTTTTTCAGGCCTACTCGCTGTTCCCGCACATGACGGCGCAGGAAAACGTGGCCTTTGGGTTGCGTCTTCGCGGAGTGGATGCGGCAAAGAGGAACAAAACCGCAGATGAGTACCTGGAACTGGTCGGGCTCGGCGTCCAGCGAGATCGCTACGCGCATCAGATGTCTGGTGGCCAGCAGCAGCGGGTGGCACTAGCTCGGGCCTTGGCGATTCAGCCTCAGGTGCTACTGCTCGACGAGCCGCTCTCAGCTTTGGATGCGAAGGTGCGGGTACAGCTCCGTGACGAGATTCGGCGTATTCAACTCGAAGTGGGCATTACTACGCTTTTTGTGACCCACGACCAGGAGGAAGCTCTCGCGATCGCCGACCGGGTGGGGGTCATGAAGGCAGGGAAGATCGAGCAGATCGACGCCCCCGAAGTGATTTACAACAACCCAAATTCAGCGTTCGTAGCCGAATTCATCGGTTCCACCAACCGGCTTGTGGGCACCGTTTCTGGCGGCGCGGCAACGGTTCTCGGTTCGCAGGTCCCGCTGCTGCCGGGTTCTGTGCCATCGGGTGCGGCAGTGGTGCTGGTGCGCCCCGAGGCTGTCCGTGTCATGCCAGCTGATCCAGCCGTAGCCAATGCGCGGGTGGTGACGACCAGCTTCCTTGGCGCGCACGGACGTGTCCAGGTCAGGCTGCATGACGAGACTCTCGTCTTCGCCCAGTTGACGTCGGTGAATACGGCCGAACTGTTTGCCGGGCAGGCTGTTTTGCTGGAACTAGCGGCGGTGCCAGCGCTAGCCGTCGCGCCGTAG
- a CDS encoding ABC transporter permease, translated as MTTDSVSIIPATSTTPATLGPSSRKLRASRRRKTTVFRWATVSVVGLFFLIPMYSLFYSSSHTLSGKWIWTAWKAVGGLATAGSKDCSAEGNQTLIAACRRVGIQSAQIWTGLTNSLVLVVLTIALMLFLLVPAMIWIRLRLPWLRRTMEFTCLLALTIPAIVLVVGLAPIYRTLSNVLSTDTLWLCFAYAILVLPFAYRSLDAGLDAIDIKTLSEAARSLGSSWLGVLWRVVIPNIRTALVSASFISLALVLGEFTFAERLARQSFSTSIVGIGQDNPRLAMALSLVSLLVALFLLLFLSLLTASRKGRTRRKGKTS; from the coding sequence ATGACGACGGATTCCGTTTCGATCATTCCTGCGACGTCCACTACCCCAGCGACCTTGGGTCCCAGCTCGCGTAAGCTTCGTGCCTCGCGCAGACGTAAAACAACTGTTTTCCGCTGGGCGACAGTGTCCGTCGTCGGTCTCTTCTTCCTGATTCCGATGTACTCGTTGTTCTATTCCAGCAGCCACACCTTGAGTGGGAAGTGGATCTGGACTGCCTGGAAAGCTGTTGGCGGTTTGGCAACCGCCGGAAGTAAGGACTGCTCCGCCGAGGGAAATCAAACCTTAATCGCTGCCTGTAGGCGGGTTGGCATCCAAAGTGCGCAAATCTGGACCGGCCTCACGAACTCGCTAGTTCTAGTCGTCCTCACTATCGCACTGATGCTGTTCCTGCTCGTCCCAGCAATGATCTGGATTCGCCTTCGCCTCCCATGGCTCAGGCGCACCATGGAATTCACCTGCCTTTTAGCGTTGACGATCCCAGCGATCGTCTTGGTGGTGGGGTTGGCGCCGATCTATCGCACGCTGTCAAATGTGCTCTCTACCGACACACTCTGGCTCTGCTTCGCGTACGCAATCCTGGTTCTCCCGTTCGCGTACCGTTCGCTCGACGCAGGGTTGGACGCGATCGATATCAAGACGCTGTCCGAAGCCGCGCGCTCGCTGGGTTCGTCGTGGCTGGGGGTCCTCTGGCGGGTGGTGATCCCGAACATCAGGACAGCGCTCGTGAGCGCCAGCTTCATCTCTCTCGCCTTGGTTCTGGGAGAGTTTACGTTTGCCGAAAGGCTTGCACGGCAGAGTTTCTCGACCTCAATCGTGGGTATCGGGCAGGATAATCCGCGCCTTGCGATGGCACTCTCGCTGGTGTCGTTGCTCGTTGCGCTCTTCCTCCTCCTGTTCCTTTCGCTCCTAACCGCGTCCCGCAAGGGCCGCACCCGCCGTAAGGGGAAAACTTCGTGA
- a CDS encoding ABC transporter permease, translating to MISTVSAAPPAVQARGRSWTRNLKSALPTAPFFIYVAIFLILPTILVIVQSFQDQKGAFTTENLKRLFSSSALTVFKESMLLSLASAFLGVVVGGLLCYALATAAPTASVRKVLVAACSVLAQFGGVMLAFAFIASVGNEGFVTGLLRDSFGIELSQGWLYQFNGFVLVYAYFQIPLMVIIFLPALDGIKPQWREAAETLGDQPGCIGEVWLVRSWPQPLFHHFCCYSRIPFLPTQPSQL from the coding sequence ATGATCAGCACGGTATCCGCTGCGCCCCCGGCCGTTCAGGCCAGGGGGCGCAGCTGGACACGCAATCTGAAAAGCGCTCTGCCGACGGCGCCTTTTTTCATCTACGTCGCTATCTTTCTCATCCTCCCCACGATCCTGGTGATCGTGCAGTCCTTCCAGGACCAAAAAGGTGCATTTACCACCGAGAACCTGAAGCGGCTGTTTAGCTCATCGGCTCTCACCGTGTTCAAGGAATCGATGCTGCTTTCCCTTGCCAGCGCCTTCCTCGGTGTGGTGGTCGGCGGTCTTCTCTGTTACGCGCTAGCGACAGCTGCGCCCACGGCCTCGGTTCGTAAAGTACTGGTCGCTGCTTGCTCAGTCCTCGCCCAGTTCGGCGGGGTCATGCTGGCGTTCGCATTCATCGCCTCGGTCGGCAACGAGGGATTTGTTACCGGGCTGCTGCGAGACTCCTTCGGAATCGAGCTATCCCAGGGGTGGCTCTACCAGTTCAACGGTTTCGTGTTGGTGTACGCCTACTTCCAGATCCCGCTGATGGTGATCATTTTCCTCCCCGCGCTCGACGGCATCAAACCGCAGTGGCGTGAGGCGGCAGAGACCCTGGGGGATCAACCTGGATGTATTGGCGAAGTGTGGCTGGTCCGATCCTGGCCCCAGCCTTTATTTCATCATTTCTGCTGCTATTCGCGAATTCCTTTTCTGCCTACGCAACCATCGCAGCTTTGA
- a CDS encoding ABC transporter substrate-binding protein, with protein MAGLEAAANKEGKLNVIALPRDWANYGAVLDAFMAKYPGIKVEEQAPNSSSKEEIAAAEINKGTDKAPDVFDLGTSVTLGSLDKFAPYKVAAWDKIPELNKEATGLWTSDYTGIMAVGYNSTKFGEITSLDQLFDPKFKGVVAVNGNPNEAGAAYNGVVMASLANGGSLDDITPGVNYFKKLNDAGNMFLGDVTSAVVTQGEVGVVIDWSYLQTGYAQGMSAEGTDWKTFVPEGAAIGSYYNQAINLDAPNPAAARLWQEFLYTPEAQNLWLAGGARPILLDTMIKDKTVDQASLDALGGATPPVSQTAAQTEKSKADLLVQWKQITG; from the coding sequence ATGGCCGGATTGGAAGCAGCTGCTAACAAAGAAGGCAAGCTCAACGTCATCGCCCTCCCACGTGACTGGGCCAACTATGGCGCGGTTCTGGACGCCTTCATGGCCAAGTACCCGGGCATCAAGGTCGAAGAGCAGGCGCCCAACTCATCCTCCAAAGAAGAGATCGCCGCAGCCGAGATTAACAAGGGCACCGACAAGGCACCCGATGTTTTTGACCTCGGCACCAGCGTCACCTTGGGTAGCCTCGACAAATTCGCGCCTTACAAGGTCGCGGCGTGGGACAAGATTCCGGAGCTGAACAAAGAAGCCACCGGCCTCTGGACCAGTGACTACACGGGCATCATGGCCGTGGGTTACAACTCCACCAAGTTCGGCGAAATCACTAGCCTCGACCAGCTGTTTGATCCGAAGTTTAAAGGCGTCGTCGCCGTCAACGGTAACCCGAACGAAGCAGGCGCGGCCTATAACGGCGTCGTGATGGCTTCGCTTGCTAACGGCGGTTCGTTGGACGACATCACTCCCGGTGTAAACTATTTCAAGAAGCTCAACGACGCCGGCAACATGTTTCTCGGAGATGTCACCTCTGCCGTCGTTACCCAGGGCGAAGTCGGCGTCGTCATCGACTGGAGCTACCTGCAGACCGGATACGCCCAAGGTATGAGCGCTGAAGGCACCGACTGGAAGACCTTTGTCCCGGAAGGCGCCGCAATTGGTTCCTACTACAACCAGGCAATCAACCTCGACGCTCCCAACCCGGCCGCCGCTCGGTTGTGGCAGGAGTTCCTCTACACCCCCGAAGCCCAGAATCTGTGGCTCGCCGGTGGCGCACGACCGATCCTGCTTGACACGATGATCAAGGACAAGACGGTCGATCAGGCCAGTCTCGACGCACTTGGTGGCGCCACCCCGCCAGTGAGCCAGACCGCAGCTCAGACCGAGAAGTCGAAGGCAGATCTGCTCGTACAGTGGAAGCAAATCACGGGCTGA
- a CDS encoding YbaK/EbsC family protein: MTALTLGNLATVDARQAPELLAASVSQALATSATFAVAVAPIDPGVADTAAFCAAYDVRLSSSANCVVLLGKRGDQWKWAAAVVLATTRADVNGTIKRLLDVRKVSFAPMDAAVSATGMEYGGITPIGLPAPWSVYIDRAVVEAGLVVIGSGLRKSKIVIAGASLAALPGAEVIDGLASEPTSSTR; this comes from the coding sequence ATGACCGCTTTGACACTGGGAAATCTTGCCACCGTCGACGCCAGGCAGGCGCCGGAGTTACTCGCCGCTTCGGTGTCGCAGGCGCTGGCAACCTCTGCAACCTTCGCCGTCGCGGTGGCCCCTATCGACCCGGGAGTTGCTGATACAGCTGCCTTTTGCGCCGCCTACGACGTGCGGCTCTCCTCCAGCGCCAACTGCGTGGTGCTGCTGGGAAAACGAGGTGATCAGTGGAAGTGGGCTGCGGCGGTGGTGCTAGCGACGACGAGAGCGGATGTGAACGGAACCATTAAAAGGCTGCTGGACGTGCGGAAGGTTTCTTTTGCCCCCATGGACGCAGCGGTGTCGGCCACCGGGATGGAATACGGCGGGATCACTCCCATCGGGTTGCCGGCGCCCTGGTCTGTCTACATCGATCGCGCGGTGGTGGAGGCGGGCCTCGTGGTCATTGGAAGTGGTTTGCGCAAGTCCAAGATCGTTATCGCTGGCGCATCCCTCGCGGCATTGCCAGGTGCCGAGGTGATTGACGGCCTGGCGAGTGAGCCGACGAGTTCCACGCGATGA
- the dusB gene encoding tRNA dihydrouridine synthase DusB: MSTTIETPTADVAAHGPANPAIAPLQIGQYSVWPPVVLAPMAGITNGSFRKLCREFGAGLYVCEMVTTRALVERDPKTMDMVRFGPEEKPRSLQLYGVDPVVVGRAVSMVVDDNLADHIDLNFGCPVPKVTRRGGGSALPYKRKLFESIVSTAVRIASTANIPVTIKMRIGIDPEHITYLNAGRIAADSGVAAVALHGRTAIQHYSGSADWSAISRLKEAVTTVPVLGNGDIFAAGDALAMMEQTGCDGVVVGRGCQGRPWLFAELAAAFDGRTLPTPPDLRAVAGILQRHAQLLGEEMGADRGMRDMRKHFAWYLKGFAVGGEIRAALGTVSSMPELQDLLSRMDLDQPYPQAAEGPRGRQGTAQRRVHLPEGWLDDPEEDVVVAKDAELDISGG, encoded by the coding sequence GTGAGTACCACCATTGAAACCCCGACCGCTGACGTCGCTGCCCACGGTCCGGCGAACCCCGCAATTGCCCCCCTGCAAATCGGGCAGTACAGCGTCTGGCCGCCGGTGGTGCTGGCGCCGATGGCAGGCATTACTAACGGTTCTTTCCGCAAACTGTGCCGCGAATTTGGCGCCGGCCTCTACGTCTGCGAAATGGTGACCACGCGGGCGCTGGTAGAGCGCGACCCCAAAACGATGGACATGGTGCGATTCGGCCCTGAGGAAAAGCCTCGCTCGCTGCAGCTGTATGGCGTAGATCCCGTAGTCGTCGGCCGGGCCGTGTCAATGGTGGTGGACGACAACCTGGCTGACCACATCGATCTCAATTTCGGGTGCCCGGTCCCCAAGGTGACACGACGCGGCGGCGGCTCAGCGCTGCCTTACAAGCGCAAGCTTTTCGAGTCGATCGTGAGCACCGCGGTTCGAATCGCTTCCACTGCAAACATTCCGGTGACGATCAAAATGCGCATCGGCATCGACCCCGAACACATCACCTACCTCAATGCGGGCCGGATCGCGGCAGATAGTGGGGTTGCTGCGGTCGCACTACACGGCCGCACCGCGATTCAGCACTATTCGGGAAGCGCTGATTGGTCAGCGATTTCACGGCTCAAGGAGGCGGTGACCACCGTCCCTGTCCTCGGTAACGGCGATATCTTTGCAGCCGGCGACGCGCTTGCGATGATGGAGCAAACCGGATGCGACGGGGTTGTTGTTGGCCGCGGCTGCCAAGGTAGGCCGTGGTTATTCGCCGAGCTTGCCGCCGCCTTCGATGGCCGAACCCTACCTACCCCACCAGACCTGCGGGCCGTCGCAGGCATCCTTCAGCGGCACGCCCAACTTCTCGGCGAAGAGATGGGGGCAGACCGCGGCATGCGCGATATGCGTAAGCACTTCGCCTGGTACCTCAAGGGTTTCGCTGTGGGTGGGGAGATCCGGGCCGCCCTCGGGACGGTGTCCTCGATGCCCGAGCTTCAAGATTTGCTGAGCCGAATGGACCTGGACCAGCCCTACCCACAGGCTGCCGAGGGCCCCCGGGGGCGTCAGGGAACGGCGCAGCGACGGGTACACCTGCCCGAAGGCTGGCTTGACGATCCGGAGGAGGACGTGGTGGTCGCCAAGGATGCCGAGTTGGACATCAGTGGCGGCTGA
- a CDS encoding LCP family protein, with translation MSESPRSGGEGPGPALTDANVDAGDTAPPQPWDRPRRWNTERMDATRVDDLLARLGPPAAGDAPRRRRRSDRDSDAAASAPSSPSAEPALTPLPESSTSPSTAPTIAATPQQQAVSVVVPASNPEEDPPSAPQPGPTLSATPTIAAPPQQPLGRSLPQPRNHEEFRHHHPVTPPSDDANSRTDVMPRMSGLPVSAEAAAVRESLRASLVSAQALASVRPADVGHPAASRERDAPAPLPVGALAAVPWAKATPRKPATTSPIRHHYAKRGASVLLALVSALVLVVTGIYSNILANGESGLAANSVDAGLSDAPPPAAVPTGALPTDAAPAAAAGLPMYPPENFLLVGSDSRTGENIAGVGDSSLDGVVNTDTMMVLHISGDRQQVSVVSLPRDLWADNVVCNDYDRSTNQYGGPSDANKYPRQHLNAFYGVGGPKCLVKAVENLTGIDITRYIMIDFAGFKSMVDSLGGITVNACGPIDDAELGLLVAQGGTQVITGTQALHLSRARNVTTDASSDISRIKRQQLILSSILRQVKSSDTLLNPAKLNDFVTAFTQATRNDGLKINDLMNLAQSLGTLDPSRVTFYTLPTGEPENDGRGSMEIDRARSDPLFYALINDLPVPGTEPAPAAATATPGAPSAAEPSAPATAAQPLLISVAPADVDLTIVNAAGRDGLAGEVAAKLTTYGYSLSDNNLQRVDDAPQARVTVEYSAGNEAAAATVAATVTGAKLVVKSGLGKNVRLVLGSSYDGQTVETSVGDSIPADVLAQIPASSAVAATTGSGSPADTSSAGSSPEPATSPEAATSAVADIAQVRADTSQCL, from the coding sequence GTGAGCGAGAGCCCACGCTCCGGCGGCGAAGGCCCCGGCCCAGCACTCACCGACGCGAACGTCGACGCTGGCGACACCGCCCCCCCGCAGCCCTGGGATCGTCCTCGAAGGTGGAACACGGAGAGGATGGACGCCACGCGCGTCGACGATCTCCTAGCAAGGCTTGGCCCGCCCGCTGCGGGCGACGCCCCTCGCCGCCGTCGACGATCTGACCGTGATTCAGACGCAGCAGCTTCCGCTCCGAGTAGCCCCAGCGCCGAACCGGCTCTGACCCCTCTTCCTGAATCGTCCACCTCCCCGTCAACCGCTCCGACTATCGCCGCCACACCGCAGCAGCAGGCCGTTTCTGTCGTTGTCCCTGCGTCGAACCCGGAAGAGGATCCCCCCTCGGCGCCGCAACCTGGACCGACCCTGAGTGCAACGCCGACGATAGCCGCGCCGCCGCAACAACCTCTTGGCCGCTCATTACCGCAGCCCCGCAACCACGAAGAATTTCGTCACCACCACCCTGTGACGCCCCCTAGCGATGATGCGAACTCTCGGACCGACGTCATGCCGCGAATGAGCGGCCTGCCTGTATCGGCCGAGGCCGCTGCCGTGCGGGAGTCTCTTCGCGCTTCGCTGGTCAGCGCCCAGGCGCTCGCATCCGTGCGGCCCGCAGATGTGGGCCACCCGGCAGCGTCTCGGGAGCGGGATGCCCCCGCTCCCCTTCCGGTTGGCGCACTAGCCGCAGTTCCTTGGGCGAAGGCAACTCCCCGGAAGCCGGCCACCACGTCACCTATCCGGCATCACTACGCCAAGCGCGGTGCCAGCGTCCTGCTGGCGTTGGTGTCAGCGCTGGTGCTGGTTGTCACCGGCATTTACTCAAACATCCTCGCCAATGGCGAATCCGGTCTTGCGGCCAATTCCGTCGATGCCGGCCTCAGTGATGCCCCACCACCGGCTGCTGTCCCCACCGGGGCTCTGCCCACCGACGCGGCTCCCGCAGCCGCAGCCGGCTTACCCATGTATCCGCCTGAGAACTTCCTTCTCGTGGGATCTGACTCGCGGACCGGCGAGAACATCGCGGGTGTTGGTGACAGCAGCCTTGACGGCGTGGTGAACACCGACACGATGATGGTGCTGCACATCAGTGGTGATCGGCAGCAGGTGTCGGTTGTTTCGCTCCCCCGCGACCTGTGGGCGGACAATGTCGTGTGCAACGACTACGACCGCTCCACCAATCAATATGGCGGCCCCTCTGACGCCAACAAGTACCCCCGCCAGCACCTCAATGCCTTTTACGGCGTTGGTGGCCCCAAGTGTTTGGTGAAAGCGGTGGAAAACCTCACCGGCATCGACATCACCCGCTACATCATGATCGACTTTGCCGGGTTCAAGTCCATGGTTGACAGCCTCGGCGGTATCACCGTCAACGCGTGTGGGCCTATCGATGACGCTGAACTGGGCCTTCTCGTGGCCCAAGGCGGCACCCAGGTAATTACCGGCACGCAGGCTCTCCACCTATCGCGGGCGCGGAACGTGACGACGGATGCTTCCTCGGATATTTCTCGCATCAAACGGCAGCAGCTGATCCTGAGTTCGATTTTGCGCCAGGTGAAGTCCAGTGACACGTTGCTCAACCCCGCCAAACTCAATGATTTCGTCACCGCATTCACCCAAGCGACACGTAACGACGGCCTTAAAATCAACGACCTGATGAACTTGGCGCAGTCGCTGGGCACTCTCGACCCATCGCGGGTCACTTTTTACACCTTGCCAACTGGGGAACCGGAAAATGACGGTCGCGGATCAATGGAGATCGATCGCGCGCGCTCCGATCCGCTTTTCTACGCTTTGATCAACGACCTCCCCGTGCCCGGAACCGAGCCTGCACCGGCCGCGGCTACGGCCACCCCTGGCGCGCCCAGTGCAGCGGAACCTTCCGCACCGGCTACCGCTGCGCAACCCCTCCTGATCAGCGTTGCACCAGCAGATGTCGACCTCACAATCGTCAATGCCGCAGGTCGCGACGGGCTTGCGGGCGAGGTGGCGGCGAAACTCACCACCTACGGCTACAGCCTTTCCGACAACAACTTGCAGCGTGTGGACGATGCCCCGCAGGCCAGAGTTACGGTCGAGTATTCGGCGGGCAACGAGGCCGCAGCCGCGACTGTTGCAGCGACGGTGACGGGCGCGAAGCTTGTCGTTAAGAGCGGTCTCGGAAAAAATGTCCGGCTGGTTCTGGGATCTTCCTACGATGGCCAGACCGTAGAGACTTCCGTCGGTGATTCGATACCTGCTGATGTTCTCGCCCAGATTCCAGCCAGCTCCGCAGTCGCCGCAACGACAGGCTCAGGTTCTCCCGCCGATACCAGTTCCGCGGGGAGCAGCCCCGAGCCTGCGACATCGCCGGAAGCAGCGACATCCGCCGTTGCCGACATTGCTCAGGTTCGGGCCGATACGTCGCAGTGTCTGTAA
- the phoU gene encoding phosphate signaling complex protein PhoU, protein MRHAYQTRLHDLGEHGARMCHVASDAMRDATKSLLDSDLALAEQVIARDIQIDEMRSSAEDVALELLALQAPVASDLRVVVSALWIVADLQRMGALAIHVAQAARRRHPAAVIPTDIRPIFERMGAVAIRLASQAEKVLLERDIDLARSLDIEDDLMDDLHRELFAALQSPEWSHGAAPAVDIALLGRFYERFADHSVAIAHRVIFLVTGENVTGTGTSGAHISDAPASITGESPERSR, encoded by the coding sequence ATGCGCCACGCCTATCAAACCCGACTCCACGACCTCGGCGAACACGGTGCACGGATGTGCCACGTCGCCAGCGACGCGATGCGCGACGCCACGAAATCACTGCTGGACAGCGACCTTGCACTCGCCGAGCAAGTCATCGCTCGCGACATCCAGATCGACGAAATGCGCTCCAGCGCTGAGGATGTGGCACTGGAACTGCTAGCGTTGCAGGCGCCTGTGGCCTCTGACCTTCGCGTGGTGGTCTCCGCGTTGTGGATTGTCGCCGACCTGCAGCGAATGGGCGCGTTGGCCATTCACGTGGCGCAAGCAGCCCGACGTCGCCATCCCGCCGCAGTCATTCCCACCGATATCCGCCCTATTTTTGAGCGGATGGGGGCAGTGGCAATCCGGCTAGCTAGCCAGGCCGAGAAGGTACTACTTGAAAGGGATATCGACCTCGCTCGGAGCCTCGATATCGAGGACGACCTGATGGACGACCTACACCGCGAACTCTTTGCCGCACTGCAAAGCCCAGAGTGGTCACACGGAGCCGCACCAGCTGTAGACATCGCCCTACTTGGACGGTTCTACGAGCGTTTCGCCGACCACTCCGTTGCCATCGCCCACCGGGTTATTTTCCTCGTAACCGGCGAGAACGTCACGGGCACAGGCACTTCGGGGGCACACATATCAGATGCACCGGCGTCGATCACCGGTGAATCACCCGAGCGATCACGCTAG